From the genome of Solidesulfovibrio carbinolicus, one region includes:
- a CDS encoding UshA-like (seleno)protein family 2, translated as MRTLITLLLVLAVTAMTTAAALAAEPALTILYAGNTYGYFDPCPTCGPQKLGGLARRASALEAARASGKTLAVAGPWEFAPEVSAAPPEPAKLPAVAKAHEKLRYDALAVTPQEAAILSANKAALPKGAVLLGDTPATAIVNVGGKQVGLIFFPMPKDISAAVPDKLMDAAAKAAGELRGKVALVVGISPWGALDEEAFINAKSGAVDVLLGSGGGSGFASRTSKDGRTLWTRAYIKGKTVNRLDLAALPGAPGFAWKIGENFTAKVDPLDENFPQDPAVEVMLK; from the coding sequence ATGCGCACCCTGATCACCTTGCTGCTGGTCCTGGCCGTCACGGCCATGACCACGGCGGCGGCGTTGGCCGCCGAGCCGGCGTTGACCATCCTCTACGCCGGCAATACCTACGGCTATTTCGACCCCTGCCCCACCTGCGGCCCGCAAAAGCTCGGCGGCCTGGCCCGGCGGGCCAGCGCCCTCGAAGCGGCCCGGGCTTCCGGCAAAACCCTGGCCGTGGCCGGCCCCTGGGAATTCGCCCCCGAGGTCTCGGCCGCCCCGCCCGAGCCGGCCAAGCTCCCGGCCGTGGCCAAGGCCCACGAAAAGCTTCGCTACGACGCCCTGGCCGTCACGCCCCAGGAAGCGGCCATCCTGTCGGCCAACAAGGCCGCCCTGCCCAAGGGGGCCGTGCTGCTTGGCGACACGCCGGCCACGGCCATCGTCAACGTCGGCGGCAAACAGGTCGGGCTGATCTTTTTCCCCATGCCCAAGGACATCAGCGCCGCCGTGCCCGACAAGCTGATGGACGCCGCGGCCAAGGCGGCCGGCGAATTGCGCGGCAAGGTCGCCCTGGTGGTGGGGATAAGCCCCTGGGGAGCCCTGGACGAAGAGGCCTTCATCAACGCCAAGTCCGGCGCGGTGGACGTGCTCTTGGGCAGCGGCGGCGGTTCGGGCTTTGCTTCGCGCACCTCCAAGGACGGCCGCACCCTGTGGACCCGGGCCTACATCAAGGGCAAGACCGTAAACCGCCTCGATCTGGCCGCCCTGCCGGGCGCGCCGGGGTTCGCCTGGAAGATCGGCGAGAACTTCACGGCCAAGGTCGATCCCCTGGACGAGAACTTCCCGCAAGATCCGGCTGTCGAGGTCATGCTCAAGTAA
- a CDS encoding UshA-like (seleno)protein family 2 gives MHTVFHRLLAATLFLALTVVCGLPPQAQAQEPALTIVLSGNTYGNYEPCPSUGGKLVGGLARRATFIESLRSAAPGQERTLVIAAPFEILSDGPEKKPEPRRLPAISQAMTRLRYDAGALLPSEAAYLKSADAPIPAGFTVLGDKPVTAVLDKGGIKVGIVFFPAPADLTKPTPPAVGDAVAEAAKKLRPSVALVIGVSGIGMIDEEAFLAAHPGVLDVLLGSGLNAGTAGRPGPGGKTLFARAYTRGKTVNRLDLLQLPQGSDFAWKPNENFKAEVVNLDEAYPADPEIKKLFE, from the coding sequence GTGCACACCGTTTTTCACCGCTTGCTGGCCGCGACGTTGTTCCTGGCCCTGACGGTCGTCTGCGGCCTTCCGCCCCAGGCCCAGGCCCAGGAACCGGCGCTGACCATCGTCCTGTCCGGCAACACCTACGGCAACTACGAGCCCTGCCCGTCCTGAGGCGGCAAACTCGTCGGCGGGCTGGCCCGGAGGGCCACCTTCATCGAATCGCTGCGTAGCGCCGCGCCTGGCCAGGAACGTACCCTGGTCATTGCCGCCCCTTTTGAAATCCTGTCCGACGGCCCGGAAAAAAAGCCCGAGCCGCGCCGCCTGCCGGCCATCAGCCAGGCCATGACGCGCCTTCGCTACGACGCCGGGGCGTTGCTGCCAAGCGAAGCCGCCTATCTCAAAAGCGCCGACGCGCCCATCCCGGCCGGCTTCACGGTCCTTGGCGACAAGCCGGTGACCGCCGTCCTCGACAAGGGCGGGATCAAGGTGGGCATCGTCTTTTTCCCGGCCCCGGCCGATCTGACCAAACCCACACCCCCGGCCGTGGGCGACGCCGTGGCCGAGGCGGCCAAAAAACTGCGGCCGTCGGTGGCGCTGGTCATCGGCGTCAGCGGCATCGGCATGATTGACGAGGAAGCCTTCCTGGCCGCCCATCCGGGCGTCCTGGACGTGCTGCTTGGCAGCGGCCTCAACGCCGGCACGGCCGGCCGGCCAGGCCCCGGCGGCAAGACGCTTTTCGCCCGGGCCTACACCCGGGGCAAGACCGTCAATCGCCTGGACCTGCTCCAACTGCCGCAGGGATCGGATTTCGCCTGGAAGCCGAACGAGAACTTCAAGGCCGAGGTGGTGAACCTTGACGAGGCCTATCCGGCTGATCCCGAGATCAAGAAGCTGTTCGAATAG